A window of the Labeo rohita strain BAU-BD-2019 chromosome 1, IGBB_LRoh.1.0, whole genome shotgun sequence genome harbors these coding sequences:
- the si:dkey-1h24.6 gene encoding uncharacterized protein si:dkey-1h24.6: MEIFRTSVTLLSLCLFHSSLSETQSPCKDLPPVQHVEPNSSVTVPCPVFSASEMVFKLYKGLEAIFSISINQTFRSQINKNPKIDFSANFKFNDTDNSTSFILEAVTMNTTGLYTCEAEKIFPPPFQIVVHKPQTIVLVEGRQVKPHPVCQDVDHLVFWVMFGIMTIYGVVMSLIVAIQWHKLSQIDTPFKDRECRRKWQGVQHPTWQGFYIDTVV; this comes from the exons ATGGAGATTTTTAGGACATCTGTGACCCTTTTAAGTCTCTGTCTCTTCCATAGCAGCCTATCTGAAACACAGAGCCCGTGCAAAG ATCTACCACCAGTTCAACATGTGGAACCGAACAGCAGTGTGACTGTACCCTGCCCTGTATTCAGTGCATCAGAAATGGTCTTCAAATTATATAAAGGCTTAGAGGCCATCTTTTCTATCAGCATTAATCAGACATTCAGAAGCCAGATTAACAAAAACCCAAAGATTGATTTCTCTGCCAATTTCAAATTCAACGATACGGATAACAGTACCAGTTTTATCCTGGAAGCTGTAACAATGAACACTACAGGCCTGTACACATGTGAAGCCGAGAAAATCTTTCCTCCTCCATTTCAGATAGTGGTACACAAACCACAAACTATTGTGCTTGTTGAAG GGAGACAAGTTAAACCGCATCCTGTCTGTCAAGATGTCGATCACCTGGTTTTTTGGGTGATGTTTGGAATTATGACCATATATGGGGTGGTAATGTCTCTCATCGTCGCCATTCAATGG CACAAGTTGAGTCAAATTGATACTCCCTTCAAGGACAGAGAATGCAGACGGAAATGGCAGGGTGTTCAACATCCAACCTGGCAGGGGTTTTACATAGACACTGTAGTATGA